In Chryseobacterium shigense, the following proteins share a genomic window:
- a CDS encoding WbqC family protein — MNMTNVLLPVFYMPPISWFSVFLNPENNIIFEQFENFPKQTYRNRANIFGANGKLSLIIPINHNGKREYKDIEISYREDWKNLHWKSIKTAYQSSPYFEYYEEKFRKIYDLNEKFLIDFNQKGLEVLQQILKTEKAQSLNEEYIKNPESVNFREGFSAKHPSEFKMEEYYQTFSDKLGFLEDLSVLDLICNKGPESLTYIKNIKQSY, encoded by the coding sequence ATGAATATGACGAATGTATTATTGCCGGTATTTTATATGCCCCCGATTTCATGGTTTTCAGTGTTTTTAAACCCTGAGAATAATATTATATTTGAACAGTTTGAAAATTTCCCGAAGCAGACCTACAGGAACAGAGCCAATATCTTTGGCGCAAACGGGAAACTTTCCTTGATAATCCCTATCAATCATAACGGGAAAAGAGAATATAAGGATATTGAGATCTCTTACCGGGAAGACTGGAAAAACCTGCATTGGAAATCCATTAAAACAGCATATCAGAGCTCTCCTTACTTCGAATATTATGAAGAAAAATTCAGGAAAATATACGATCTGAATGAGAAATTTCTTATCGATTTCAATCAGAAAGGATTAGAAGTTCTGCAACAGATCCTTAAAACAGAAAAGGCACAGTCTTTGAATGAAGAATATATCAAAAATCCGGAAAGTGTAAACTTCAGAGAAGGATTTTCGGCTAAACACCCTTCAGAATTTAAAATGGAAGAGTATTACCAAACCTTCTCAGACAAACTTGGATTTTTGGAAGATTTGTCGGTTTTGGATCTTATTTGTAACAAAGGTCCTGAATCTCTGACTTATATAAAAAATATTAAACAATCATACTAA
- a CDS encoding lipocalin family protein encodes MKKLLLAGMIGTSLFAVSCSSVKNAETSQNQRVEYLKLKGDWQIVSVDYEKGFKIKPFDEGADAQCFVGSHWRLIPNNYTGAYTLNGGGACPSVTQPIKFEVKDGNTFMFKKIAAGTKAKQNTVGYSLTITNQSTDQFSLVQNVPFDGNTVQVVYNFQRTGMK; translated from the coding sequence ATGAAAAAGTTACTACTTGCAGGGATGATCGGAACATCACTTTTTGCAGTGTCTTGTTCCTCAGTGAAAAATGCAGAAACATCACAAAACCAGAGAGTCGAATACCTGAAATTAAAAGGTGACTGGCAAATTGTTAGCGTGGATTATGAAAAAGGGTTTAAAATCAAACCTTTTGATGAAGGTGCTGATGCTCAGTGTTTTGTAGGAAGTCATTGGAGATTGATTCCCAATAACTACACCGGAGCCTATACTTTGAATGGCGGTGGAGCTTGTCCAAGCGTTACCCAGCCAATTAAATTTGAAGTAAAAGACGGAAATACTTTCATGTTTAAAAAAATCGCTGCGGGAACTAAAGCTAAGCAAAATACTGTAGGATACTCTTTAACGATCACTAACCAGTCTACAGACCAGTTTTCACTTGTACAGAACGTTCCTTTCGACGGAAATACAGTACAGGTTGTTTACAACTTCCAGAGAACAGGAATGAAATAA
- a CDS encoding energy transducer TonB — translation MKHLNQNQEFRFNEVLFEHRNKEYGAYVLRNESDKILTKALFIGVSLLAAISITPFVVSAFETTETVVIKDPIYRPMDIIPNDPPKEKPPVQIQKPETQPQKVKTYDASLGEPKAHVTNEKVVEKIEGAIAGPTNNPDGAIAKTNYQPVTPNIGTGPAVPYIPPAPPAKVPDNHIAGDDELGSEAAFAGGIDSFRNKVISSFDGSGFEGEGGTMKTVITFVVEKDGTISGLKANGKDAEFNNEAIRTIKSVRGLWKPAKNKQGETVRSYFKFPITMNFE, via the coding sequence ATGAAACACCTAAACCAAAATCAGGAATTTCGTTTTAACGAGGTTCTTTTTGAGCACCGAAACAAGGAATACGGTGCCTATGTATTAAGAAATGAATCAGATAAAATCCTAACCAAAGCGCTTTTTATAGGAGTGAGTTTATTGGCTGCCATTTCAATAACACCATTTGTAGTTTCGGCATTTGAAACAACTGAAACGGTTGTTATCAAAGACCCGATTTACCGTCCAATGGATATCATCCCTAATGATCCGCCAAAGGAAAAGCCACCAGTGCAGATTCAAAAGCCGGAGACTCAGCCACAAAAAGTTAAAACCTATGATGCGAGTTTGGGTGAGCCCAAAGCACATGTAACCAATGAAAAAGTGGTAGAAAAAATCGAAGGAGCTATTGCAGGACCAACAAATAATCCGGATGGAGCTATTGCAAAGACAAATTATCAGCCTGTTACCCCTAATATAGGAACAGGTCCGGCAGTACCTTATATTCCGCCTGCGCCACCGGCAAAAGTTCCGGATAATCATATAGCAGGTGATGATGAACTGGGTTCTGAAGCTGCATTTGCCGGAGGAATTGATTCTTTCAGAAATAAAGTCATAAGCAGTTTTGATGGTTCAGGCTTTGAAGGAGAAGGAGGTACTATGAAAACAGTTATAACCTTCGTTGTAGAAAAAGACGGAACTATTTCCGGGTTAAAAGCCAATGGTAAAGATGCTGAATTTAATAATGAGGCTATCAGAACCATTAAAAGTGTCAGAGGATTATGGAAGCCTGCTAAAAATAAGCAGGGTGAAACCGTAAGAAGCTATTTCAAATTTCCGATCACCATGAACTTTGAATAA
- the dapB gene encoding 4-hydroxy-tetrahydrodipicolinate reductase, producing the protein MRIALVGYGKMGKIIDEIAQKRGHEIVARLKETPTAENLNNPDVAIEFSLPEAAYDNIKACLENKIPVICGTTGWLEKKEEIEKIAVDNDSAFLYGSNFSLGVNLFFALNEKVAEIMKNVDEYTCQLEEIHHIHKKDAPSGTAISIAEGIIKNNPKFNAWKLEETEGQELGIFAIREDEVPGTHSVYYKSEVDEIELKHTAFNRNGFALGAVVAAEWIKDKKGNFTMKDVLGL; encoded by the coding sequence ATGAGAATAGCATTAGTTGGATACGGTAAAATGGGGAAGATCATTGATGAGATTGCTCAGAAGAGAGGTCATGAAATAGTAGCCCGACTGAAAGAAACTCCAACAGCTGAAAATCTTAATAATCCTGATGTGGCTATTGAATTTTCACTGCCGGAAGCTGCGTATGACAACATCAAGGCTTGCCTCGAAAATAAAATCCCGGTAATCTGTGGTACTACAGGCTGGCTGGAGAAAAAAGAAGAAATTGAAAAAATTGCTGTAGATAATGACAGCGCATTCTTATACGGTTCAAACTTCAGCTTAGGTGTGAATTTATTTTTTGCCCTGAACGAAAAAGTAGCTGAAATCATGAAAAATGTGGATGAATACACATGCCAGCTTGAAGAAATTCATCATATCCATAAAAAAGATGCTCCAAGCGGAACAGCTATTTCCATTGCTGAAGGAATTATCAAAAATAACCCTAAATTTAATGCCTGGAAACTGGAAGAAACTGAGGGACAGGAACTGGGGATTTTTGCCATCCGTGAAGATGAGGTTCCGGGAACCCATAGCGTTTATTACAAAAGCGAAGTTGATGAAATTGAATTAAAACATACAGCTTTCAACAGAAACGGTTTTGCACTCGGAGCTGTAGTAGCTGCAGAATGGATTAAAGATAAAAAAGGAAACTTCACAATGAAAGACGTTTTGGGGCTTTAA
- a CDS encoding lipopolysaccharide biosynthesis protein, with product MSVVARQGFKYSIIGYIGFLLGTISAIFIFPYNFEFYGKLRYILPTAEMLVPVVVLGISYSNVKFFHRVEKDGKQQNMLSLSLLAIFINFIVFMGVFFILPYFFPKFIHTEAWKLKEMILPLILILSFCAIFNKYTSNYKRIVVSNIFDNLFPKIANLGAFCLFAYFLLPQEIAFGFFFGMFALILFGYIYYTNKLEKIELDFNTDYFKKDNFWKEFFNYSFFGFLGTFGNYLAINNFMIGEFMGMEEVGIYSVLYALISLISIPQLGLFNISAPIINKTLIEGDMEELDRFHKKTSLSLYFLGAVLFSCIMVGFPYLTELMPKNGTMLREYEPVVWIWGSAVLIDLATGFNGNIISLSKYYRFNILIMLLLAGLTVGLNYYFIKNTDLKLIGIALSTAISLTTYNVIKIAFNYFVFKVSPLTIEMIFVSIICTLAITVAIVLPNFNNNFINLLYKPSVVLILIYIGNYFTRVFPLEDYLNAKFIKSIFKFK from the coding sequence ATGAGTGTAGTAGCGAGACAGGGCTTCAAATATTCCATCATAGGTTATATTGGTTTTCTGCTGGGTACCATATCCGCCATTTTTATTTTTCCGTATAATTTTGAATTTTACGGAAAGCTGCGTTATATCCTGCCAACCGCAGAAATGCTGGTTCCTGTTGTTGTTTTGGGAATCTCCTACTCCAATGTGAAATTTTTCCACAGGGTGGAAAAGGATGGTAAACAGCAGAATATGCTGTCTTTATCGCTGCTGGCCATTTTTATTAACTTTATTGTTTTTATGGGTGTATTTTTCATACTCCCCTATTTTTTTCCAAAATTCATACACACGGAAGCCTGGAAGCTTAAGGAAATGATTCTTCCTTTAATACTGATTCTTTCCTTTTGTGCGATCTTTAATAAATACACATCCAATTACAAGAGGATTGTGGTTTCCAATATTTTCGACAATCTTTTCCCTAAAATAGCCAATCTCGGAGCCTTCTGCCTGTTTGCCTATTTTCTGCTACCCCAGGAAATAGCATTTGGATTCTTTTTCGGAATGTTTGCTTTGATACTTTTCGGATATATTTATTATACGAATAAGCTTGAAAAGATAGAGCTGGATTTTAATACGGATTATTTCAAAAAAGATAATTTCTGGAAGGAGTTCTTCAATTACAGTTTTTTTGGTTTTCTGGGAACTTTCGGAAATTACCTAGCGATCAATAACTTTATGATCGGTGAGTTTATGGGAATGGAAGAAGTAGGAATTTATTCTGTTCTTTATGCCCTCATCTCTCTGATTTCTATTCCACAACTGGGATTGTTTAATATTTCTGCACCTATCATCAATAAAACATTAATTGAGGGTGACATGGAGGAACTGGACAGGTTCCACAAAAAAACATCTTTATCTCTCTATTTTTTAGGGGCCGTTTTGTTTTCATGTATTATGGTAGGCTTCCCTTACCTTACGGAACTGATGCCTAAAAACGGGACTATGCTCAGGGAGTACGAGCCTGTGGTATGGATCTGGGGTTCTGCAGTTCTGATTGACCTGGCAACAGGATTTAACGGAAATATTATTTCTCTTTCAAAGTATTACAGATTCAACATCCTGATTATGCTTCTTCTGGCAGGCCTTACCGTTGGTTTAAATTATTATTTCATTAAAAATACGGATCTGAAACTGATCGGAATTGCTTTATCCACAGCAATTTCTCTGACGACTTACAATGTTATTAAAATAGCTTTCAATTATTTTGTTTTTAAAGTTTCTCCACTGACCATTGAAATGATCTTTGTTTCCATTATCTGTACTTTGGCAATTACTGTCGCCATTGTACTTCCGAATTTCAACAATAACTTTATCAATCTGTTATATAAGCCTTCCGTTGTTCTGATATTAATCTATATCGGAAATTATTTTACCAGGGTATTCCCACTTGAGGATTACCTGAATGCAAAATTCATTAAAAGTATTTTTAAATTTAAATAG
- a CDS encoding ParB/RepB/Spo0J family partition protein: protein MKDKKRAMGRGLGAILSAESKASVNSATDEGADKFVGNIVEVALEDIYPNPTQPRTYFDEKALNELALSIKNLGVIQPITLRKDGEKFEIISGERRYRASKIAGLATVPAYIRLVNDQELLEMALVENIQREDLDAIEIALTYQRLLDEIGLTQENLSQRVGKDRSTITNSIRLLRLNPDIQNAIRSGEISAGHGRAIISLESEEHQQILFDLIIKEKLNVRQAEQAATALKNPKSPAAKKANTELSNNYKRAQKMIADILDVKVEIKTSGNGKKGKILLDFKNEEELEYILSHIK, encoded by the coding sequence ATGAAGGACAAAAAAAGAGCTATGGGACGTGGTTTGGGCGCTATTTTAAGTGCCGAATCCAAAGCGAGTGTCAACTCCGCTACCGATGAAGGTGCAGATAAATTTGTAGGGAATATCGTAGAGGTAGCCCTTGAAGATATTTATCCGAATCCGACCCAGCCGAGAACCTATTTTGACGAAAAAGCATTGAACGAACTTGCCCTGTCGATCAAAAACCTAGGTGTGATCCAGCCGATCACTTTAAGGAAAGACGGTGAGAAATTCGAAATCATATCAGGGGAAAGACGTTACCGTGCAAGTAAAATTGCCGGACTTGCGACAGTTCCTGCCTACATCCGTTTAGTAAACGATCAGGAGCTTCTGGAAATGGCTCTTGTTGAAAATATTCAGAGAGAAGATCTGGATGCTATCGAGATTGCCCTTACTTACCAGAGACTTTTGGATGAGATCGGTCTCACTCAGGAAAATCTGAGCCAGAGAGTAGGAAAGGACAGAAGTACCATTACCAACTCTATCAGGCTTCTAAGATTGAATCCCGATATCCAGAATGCAATCAGAAGCGGGGAAATCTCTGCAGGACACGGAAGAGCCATCATCAGCCTTGAAAGTGAAGAACATCAGCAAATCCTGTTTGACCTGATTATCAAAGAAAAACTCAATGTACGTCAGGCTGAACAGGCTGCCACAGCATTGAAGAATCCTAAATCACCGGCAGCGAAAAAAGCTAATACTGAACTCTCCAATAATTATAAGAGAGCTCAAAAGATGATTGCCGATATTTTGGACGTAAAAGTAGAAATCAAAACCTCCGGAAACGGAAAAAAAGGTAAAATTCTCCTGGACTTCAAAAATGAAGAAGAACTGGAATATATTTTATCCCATATTAAATAA
- the lepB gene encoding signal peptidase I, with translation MNYFLTYTVYVLILSVLMGISTWKLFKKMGYSPLFAFIPFYNYFIILKETKHPKWWAILSYLPIVGPIMMSAFHIYLMKKFGKPLFQHQLLTVILPFIYMATVNYSKDVEIEDENADDLFITDEEKNAKKKDTFIGSITFAVVFATIIHVFVTQPFGIPTGSMERTLLVGDFLFVNKWSYGYRMPMRPVAIPFLQGTIMDTGKKGNPKDDPKSYVDAVKLPYTRIFQFNKPQKNDVVVFNYPQDSVHTAIDRKDPYVKRCVATAGDTFEMRAGRLFVNGKPETVLGDQEVQHRYIVNTGSQLDIPALYNTYGFLPVQEVQGEKGYIYAFQGLTDKTAQEIKQLPQVIDMKEDITAKGEPAVYYKDEAKTRIDTTQSIFPINKPWNQDWYGPLRIPKKGDVVAINNETLPMYQWIISEYEHNSLEKKNGKIFINGKEASQYTIQQDYYMMIGDNRDASLDARFFGFVPEENIVGKPMFTWMSLQGAFSDNSSTYQAPFKIRWDRMFKATNTGEANKTSYWWIAAMILILFFGWEYFMKLFRKKKTEDEL, from the coding sequence ATGAATTATTTTTTAACTTATACAGTATATGTTCTCATTTTGTCTGTACTGATGGGAATTTCCACTTGGAAACTGTTCAAGAAAATGGGATACAGTCCCTTATTTGCATTTATACCTTTCTATAATTACTTCATTATATTAAAGGAAACCAAACATCCGAAATGGTGGGCTATCCTGTCTTATCTTCCGATAGTAGGACCTATTATGATGTCTGCTTTCCATATTTATTTAATGAAAAAATTTGGAAAACCCCTTTTTCAGCACCAGCTTCTTACCGTGATCCTGCCGTTTATCTATATGGCAACGGTGAACTACTCCAAAGATGTAGAGATAGAAGATGAAAATGCTGATGACCTGTTCATTACAGACGAAGAAAAAAATGCAAAAAAGAAAGATACATTCATTGGATCTATTACTTTTGCGGTTGTTTTTGCAACCATTATCCACGTTTTTGTAACGCAGCCGTTCGGGATTCCTACAGGATCCATGGAAAGAACGCTTTTGGTAGGTGACTTCCTTTTTGTAAACAAATGGAGCTACGGCTACAGAATGCCGATGCGTCCTGTGGCAATACCATTCCTTCAGGGAACCATTATGGATACCGGAAAAAAAGGAAACCCGAAAGACGATCCGAAATCTTATGTAGATGCTGTAAAGCTTCCTTATACAAGAATTTTCCAGTTCAACAAACCTCAGAAAAATGATGTGGTAGTATTCAACTATCCTCAGGATTCCGTACATACAGCAATTGACAGGAAAGATCCTTACGTTAAAAGATGTGTAGCCACTGCCGGAGACACCTTTGAAATGAGAGCCGGAAGACTTTTCGTTAACGGAAAGCCGGAAACCGTTTTAGGAGATCAGGAAGTACAGCACAGATATATTGTGAATACAGGAAGCCAGTTGGATATTCCTGCGTTATATAATACTTATGGATTTTTACCTGTACAGGAAGTTCAGGGAGAAAAAGGATATATTTATGCTTTCCAGGGGCTTACAGACAAAACTGCTCAGGAAATCAAACAGCTTCCTCAGGTAATCGACATGAAGGAAGATATTACAGCAAAAGGAGAACCGGCAGTATATTACAAAGACGAAGCAAAAACAAGAATAGATACCACACAATCCATTTTCCCGATCAACAAGCCGTGGAACCAGGACTGGTACGGACCGTTAAGAATTCCTAAAAAAGGAGATGTAGTAGCAATCAATAACGAAACACTTCCTATGTACCAGTGGATTATTTCCGAGTACGAGCACAACAGCCTTGAAAAGAAAAACGGGAAAATCTTCATCAATGGAAAAGAAGCCAGTCAGTATACGATCCAGCAGGATTATTACATGATGATAGGAGACAACAGAGACGCTTCCCTCGATGCAAGATTCTTTGGTTTCGTTCCTGAAGAAAACATCGTAGGAAAACCAATGTTTACATGGATGAGTTTACAGGGAGCATTCTCGGACAACAGTTCTACATATCAGGCTCCGTTCAAAATCCGTTGGGACAGAATGTTCAAAGCAACCAACACAGGGGAAGCCAATAAAACTTCATACTGGTGGATTGCTGCAATGATTCTTATACTGTTCTTCGGATGGGAATATTTTATGAAATTATTCAGAAAGAAAAAAACAGAAGACGAATTATAA
- a CDS encoding ParA family protein → MAKIIGIANQKGGVGKTTTAVNLAAALGVLEKRILIIDADPQANATSGLGVEDVQYSTYNLLEHSADTATCIKRTASPNLDIIPSHIDLVAAEIELVDKENREYMLKKALEEVRGDYDYIIIDCAPSLGLITVNALTAADSVIIPIQCEYFALEGLGKLLNTIKNVQKIHNKDLGIEGLLLTMYDSRLRLSNQVVEEVNSHFPDMVFETIISRNVRLSEAPSFGESILNYDAESKGAIQYIQLAEEVLLKNENLVKN, encoded by the coding sequence ATGGCAAAAATCATAGGTATCGCTAATCAAAAAGGAGGAGTAGGAAAAACGACAACGGCTGTAAACCTGGCAGCGGCATTAGGGGTATTGGAAAAAAGAATATTGATCATTGATGCTGATCCGCAGGCGAATGCAACTTCCGGACTTGGTGTGGAAGATGTTCAGTATTCCACATATAACCTGCTGGAGCACAGTGCAGATACAGCAACATGTATCAAAAGAACTGCCAGCCCCAATCTGGATATCATCCCTTCACATATTGACCTGGTAGCGGCGGAAATTGAGCTCGTGGACAAAGAAAACCGTGAGTATATGCTGAAAAAAGCATTGGAAGAAGTGAGAGGTGATTATGATTACATTATTATAGACTGTGCACCAAGTTTAGGACTTATTACAGTGAATGCACTTACTGCGGCAGATTCTGTGATTATCCCTATCCAGTGTGAATATTTTGCATTGGAGGGATTAGGCAAACTTTTGAATACCATTAAAAATGTACAGAAGATCCACAATAAAGATCTGGGTATAGAAGGGCTTCTTCTTACCATGTACGACAGCAGGCTGAGATTATCCAACCAGGTAGTTGAAGAAGTGAATTCACACTTCCCGGATATGGTTTTTGAAACCATTATAAGCAGGAATGTAAGATTAAGTGAAGCGCCAAGCTTTGGAGAAAGCATTCTGAACTATGATGCAGAGAGCAAAGGAGCTATCCAGTATATTCAGCTTGCAGAAGAAGTTTTGCTGAAGAATGAAAACTTAGTAAAAAATTAA
- a CDS encoding FkbM family methyltransferase produces MSLYQKIAEKLQYISPSFYKKRYFKNLNNLTKDNFSARNVEPELVWIKEYLPKSAVILDIGANVGTFLYQLEHKLNHEHIYGFEPNKKLYRRLKRLFPRMRILPLALSDENTTAEFKVPVINGKLIASRGTLNTSYKEKGEEKSYTEKVKVIKLDEWAAIEHFERLDFIKIDVEGNEMKTLSGAQKIIRQFLPTLMVEMEQRHHENPIWNDISEVKSWGYEAQYLNRNSFKLELLTEEILIHNTNDEKNKTSYINNIIFTPKTIK; encoded by the coding sequence ATGTCTTTATATCAAAAAATTGCAGAAAAACTACAATATATAAGTCCGAGTTTTTATAAAAAGAGATATTTTAAGAATTTAAACAATCTTACCAAGGATAATTTTTCGGCACGCAATGTAGAACCGGAACTGGTATGGATTAAGGAATACCTTCCAAAAAGCGCTGTAATATTGGATATCGGGGCCAATGTGGGAACTTTTCTTTATCAGCTGGAACATAAGCTGAACCATGAACATATTTATGGCTTTGAACCTAACAAAAAGCTTTACCGCCGACTGAAAAGACTTTTTCCGAGAATGAGAATTCTTCCTTTAGCTCTTTCTGACGAAAATACAACGGCTGAATTTAAGGTTCCTGTTATCAACGGTAAACTGATTGCTTCCCGCGGAACTTTAAACACATCTTACAAAGAAAAAGGTGAAGAAAAAAGCTATACCGAAAAAGTAAAAGTAATTAAGTTAGACGAATGGGCTGCCATAGAACATTTCGAAAGGCTGGACTTTATTAAAATAGATGTGGAAGGCAATGAAATGAAAACTTTGTCCGGTGCCCAAAAAATCATCAGACAGTTTCTTCCGACTTTAATGGTAGAAATGGAACAAAGACACCACGAAAACCCTATCTGGAATGATATTTCCGAGGTTAAAAGCTGGGGATACGAAGCACAATATCTTAACCGCAACAGTTTTAAGCTGGAACTTTTAACGGAAGAGATCTTAATACATAACACCAACGATGAAAAAAACAAAACCAGCTATATAAACAACATTATTTTTACGCCAAAAACCATTAAATAA
- a CDS encoding DUF5683 domain-containing protein, whose amino-acid sequence MKKLFFTFFLCIFAFAYSQVVPSDTARVEPLPKDSAVVTKAVKPSKPVKTEAKIIEDLENANGPTKKTIKLNPTRAGLYSAVLPGLGQYYNKKYIKIPIVWGAVGAGIGYTIWSNNQYKKYREYYVAKLNGTPNEFVDSHPWLDKKAFGNAQDRYKRQRDYAIAITGLIYILNIVDAVVDAHLYESRHDPDLSFNPTVIQDQYGFSNPKTGLSLSYRF is encoded by the coding sequence ATGAAGAAATTATTTTTCACATTCTTTTTGTGCATTTTTGCTTTCGCTTATTCGCAGGTAGTTCCCAGCGATACTGCTCGTGTAGAGCCACTTCCAAAGGATAGCGCGGTTGTTACCAAAGCTGTAAAACCCTCAAAACCTGTAAAAACAGAAGCTAAGATCATTGAAGATCTGGAAAATGCCAATGGACCCACAAAGAAAACTATTAAACTGAACCCTACAAGAGCAGGGCTGTATTCCGCAGTACTTCCGGGATTAGGACAGTATTATAATAAAAAATATATTAAAATTCCTATTGTCTGGGGAGCTGTAGGAGCCGGTATCGGATATACAATCTGGAGTAATAACCAGTATAAAAAATACCGGGAATATTATGTGGCAAAACTGAACGGGACACCCAATGAATTCGTAGACAGCCACCCGTGGCTTGATAAAAAAGCATTCGGTAATGCCCAGGACAGGTATAAAAGACAGAGAGATTATGCCATTGCGATCACTGGCCTGATCTACATTCTGAACATTGTAGATGCCGTAGTAGATGCACATCTTTATGAAAGCCGTCATGACCCGGATCTTAGTTTCAATCCAACAGTAATCCAGGATCAGTATGGATTTTCCAATCCGAAAACAGGATTAAGTTTAAGTTACAGATTTTAA
- a CDS encoding S8 family serine peptidase: protein MKKVLLAAVFLAGFSFSYAQESQAKSIDPKEDKDLMTWYHKDFSTTKVYGINTANAYKYLESKGLKPKTVVVGVLDSGVQVDHPGLVKNVWSNPNEVPGNGKDDDGNGYIDDVHGWNFIGGKNGDIDVDNMEVTRVVAKYKPVFEGDDSAKNKANQAKMPEEFAMYMKSKELFSKKSVEAKQGLQTYTMINSIIPNMVKLLGGKPVTAETLDGIKPPTDQKDAIALQVLGQVSQSPEFKGKSSADFEKLMKEQMKEAIDHFTPQSKQYDLGYDPRKEIVGDNYDDYSEKKYGNNDYEGPDAEHGTHVSGIIAGLPQGKEIQYGVASKVAKIMSVRTVPNGDERDKDVANAIRYAVDNGAKVLNMSFGKPVSPGKSVVWDAFKYAEDKGVLLVKAAGNENEDVAEHLAYPTNFKNVTDEKPFVNNVLVVGASTNRNNDLRASFSNYNKKMVNVFAPGEEIYSTVPKNEYKYLQGTSMASPVVAGAAAVLLAYMPNLKPYQIIEALVKSSNPNADNKFPEYSQAGGVIDLEKAAEYAYTNFYNGKSSSSSKPAKSVKKAVKK, encoded by the coding sequence ATGAAAAAGGTATTATTAGCTGCTGTTTTTCTGGCAGGTTTTAGTTTCTCTTACGCTCAGGAATCACAGGCTAAGAGCATTGATCCAAAAGAAGATAAAGATCTGATGACTTGGTATCATAAAGATTTTTCCACAACAAAAGTATACGGGATAAATACTGCAAACGCATATAAATACTTGGAATCCAAAGGTCTTAAACCGAAAACTGTTGTTGTAGGAGTTTTAGACAGCGGAGTTCAGGTTGATCACCCGGGGCTTGTCAAAAATGTATGGTCGAATCCTAACGAAGTTCCCGGAAACGGTAAAGATGATGACGGAAACGGCTATATCGATGACGTACACGGCTGGAACTTTATCGGAGGAAAAAACGGCGACATTGATGTAGATAACATGGAAGTAACCAGGGTTGTTGCCAAATATAAACCGGTTTTTGAAGGTGATGATTCTGCAAAAAACAAAGCAAACCAGGCGAAAATGCCCGAAGAGTTTGCGATGTATATGAAATCTAAAGAACTTTTCAGTAAAAAAAGCGTAGAAGCAAAACAAGGCTTGCAGACTTATACCATGATCAACAGTATCATTCCGAATATGGTAAAACTATTGGGAGGTAAACCTGTTACTGCAGAGACTCTGGATGGAATTAAACCTCCAACAGATCAGAAAGATGCTATTGCACTTCAGGTTCTTGGACAGGTTTCTCAAAGTCCGGAATTCAAAGGAAAATCCTCTGCAGACTTCGAAAAGCTGATGAAAGAGCAGATGAAAGAAGCTATCGATCATTTTACACCACAGTCTAAGCAGTATGATCTGGGCTATGATCCAAGAAAAGAAATTGTAGGAGACAATTACGACGATTATTCTGAGAAAAAATACGGAAATAACGACTATGAAGGACCGGATGCAGAGCACGGAACACACGTTTCAGGAATCATTGCAGGTCTTCCACAAGGGAAAGAAATACAGTATGGTGTAGCTTCCAAAGTAGCTAAAATTATGTCTGTAAGAACCGTTCCAAACGGAGATGAAAGAGATAAAGACGTTGCCAATGCCATCAGATATGCAGTTGACAATGGAGCAAAAGTATTGAACATGAGTTTTGGAAAACCGGTATCTCCAGGTAAAAGCGTAGTGTGGGATGCGTTCAAATATGCAGAAGATAAAGGCGTTCTTTTGGTAAAAGCAGCAGGTAACGAAAACGAAGATGTAGCTGAACACCTTGCATACCCTACAAACTTTAAAAATGTTACAGATGAAAAACCGTTTGTAAACAACGTATTGGTTGTAGGAGCCAGTACCAACAGAAATAATGATCTTAGAGCAAGCTTCTCTAATTACAATAAAAAAATGGTAAATGTTTTTGCACCAGGTGAAGAAATATACTCTACAGTACCTAAAAACGAATACAAATACCTTCAGGGAACTTCTATGGCATCACCGGTAGTAGCCGGAGCAGCAGCTGTATTATTAGCTTATATGCCTAATCTGAAGCCTTACCAGATTATTGAAGCACTTGTAAAAAGCAGCAATCCGAATGCGGATAATAAATTTCCTGAATATTCCCAGGCAGGAGGTGTTATAGATCTTGAAAAAGCAGCAGAATATGCCTATACCAACTTCTATAACGGAAAATCTTCAAGCAGCAGCAAGCCTGCGAAATCCGTAAAAAAGGCTGTTAAAAAATAA